The proteins below come from a single uncultured Carboxylicivirga sp. genomic window:
- the tatA gene encoding twin-arginine translocase TatA/TatE family subunit, whose translation MNLAYVMLWALPGGPEWILIILALVLLFGGRKIPELMKGLGQGMKEFKKARNEDASDNSSDKKDKEDKSE comes from the coding sequence ATGAATCTAGCTTACGTTATGCTTTGGGCCCTTCCGGGCGGACCTGAATGGATACTGATTATATTAGCTTTAGTACTACTATTTGGAGGTCGCAAAATTCCTGAGTTGATGAAAGGTTTAGGTCAGGGAATGAAAGAATTTAAGAAAGCCCGTAACGAAGACGCTTCTGATAATTCATCCGACAAAAAAGATAAAGAAGATAAATCTGAGTAA
- a CDS encoding transglycosylase SLT domain-containing protein, with product MKKAVLLILIMVSQLISAQKSEETSLPHYPIWMYQNRLENLDQKTSIHLDYNSQVQSFIEVYTVKRRDHLSNIIGRTEMYFPLFEEYLAKYNLPLELKYLAIVESALDPRAKSKSGAMGLWQFLYHTSKMFDLKVDTYVDERCDPVKSTEAACKYLRYLYQNLNDWQLALAAYNGGIGVVQKAIERSGGKTNFWDLQPYLPAEVKSYVPAFIAVNYVMNNYNRHEIKANTPLMSFSDVDTVFVNKPLTFSQVSQASQTSIDIIRWLNPSFVKDYIPYDGVPTRIFLPKSNIVNFVRAEKNLEKADGPIVNIIPIGDISGREKIYHIVGRGEYFHKIAIDHLCRISDIMYWNKLKTRNLYAGQKLEIWKPVEQNKFFFVVQEINYQSTKVWKQGLLATQAK from the coding sequence ATGAAGAAGGCTGTTTTGCTGATATTAATAATGGTTTCTCAACTTATTTCTGCTCAAAAAAGCGAAGAAACTTCCTTACCTCATTATCCAATATGGATGTATCAGAACAGATTGGAAAATCTGGATCAAAAAACATCTATTCATCTCGATTATAACTCACAGGTTCAATCATTTATTGAAGTATATACCGTTAAGCGTCGCGATCATCTGTCAAATATAATCGGGCGAACTGAAATGTACTTCCCTCTTTTTGAAGAATACTTAGCCAAATACAACTTACCATTGGAGCTAAAGTATTTGGCTATTGTTGAATCGGCTTTAGATCCAAGAGCGAAATCAAAGTCGGGAGCGATGGGACTTTGGCAGTTTCTGTATCACACCTCTAAAATGTTTGATCTTAAAGTAGATACTTATGTTGACGAACGATGTGATCCGGTAAAAAGTACCGAGGCAGCATGTAAATACCTAAGATATTTATATCAAAACTTAAACGATTGGCAATTAGCGTTGGCGGCTTACAATGGAGGAATTGGAGTTGTTCAAAAAGCAATTGAACGTTCAGGTGGTAAAACCAATTTTTGGGATTTACAACCGTATTTACCTGCAGAAGTAAAAAGTTATGTTCCTGCATTTATTGCTGTTAATTATGTGATGAATAATTACAACCGTCACGAAATAAAAGCAAATACTCCTTTGATGAGCTTTTCAGATGTTGATACTGTTTTCGTTAATAAACCACTAACATTTAGTCAGGTTAGTCAGGCTTCACAAACATCCATAGATATAATTAGATGGTTAAATCCCTCTTTCGTCAAAGATTACATCCCTTATGATGGAGTACCCACCCGAATTTTCTTACCAAAATCAAACATCGTTAATTTTGTAAGGGCAGAAAAAAATCTTGAAAAAGCAGATGGCCCAATTGTTAATATCATTCCGATTGGTGATATATCAGGTCGCGAAAAAATTTATCATATAGTTGGTCGAGGAGAATATTTTCATAAAATTGCCATTGACCACTTATGCCGTATCAGCGATATTATGTACTGGAATAAATTGAAGACGAGAAATTTATACGCTGGTCAAAAATTGGAAATTTGGAAGCCTGTAGAGCAAAATAAATTTTTCTTTGTAGTTCAAGAAATTAATTATCAATCAACAAAAGTTTGGAAACAAGGTTTGTTAGCAACACAAGCCAAATAA
- the rseP gene encoding RIP metalloprotease RseP — translation MDIFIKAVQLILSLSILVILHEFGHFFFARLFKIRVEKFYLFFDPWFSLFKFKKGETEYGVGWLPLGGYVKIAGMIDESMDKEAMAQPAQPWEFRSKPAWQRLLVMVGGVVVNFITALFIFWMILYTWGESYMPVESAKYGLYYHEIGHQIGLKDGDIVLKVDDFKVESSGDIARLILFEDAKTLTVKRGDVIITVNIPTGYDQTYLKNEVKDFAGVRMPVVVGEVMKNSNASEAGLLAGDSIVSINNESTAFFNDFTNVMQNQKGKAIELGIYRNGQPITLHAQVTDNGTIGFDAGGATGFADIKRHKYGFWEACPKGIKMGFDTLINYVKQMRLIFTKEGAKQVGGFGAMGKLFPSNWNWFIFWSNTALISVILAFMNILPIPALDGGHVLFLLYEIVTGRKPGDKFMEYAQVTGMILLLGLLLFANGNDIFKLFTK, via the coding sequence ATGGATATTTTTATAAAAGCCGTACAATTAATTTTGAGTCTTTCCATTCTCGTTATTTTGCACGAGTTTGGTCACTTCTTTTTTGCCCGACTATTCAAAATCAGAGTTGAGAAATTTTATCTTTTCTTCGACCCATGGTTTTCATTATTTAAGTTTAAAAAAGGAGAAACTGAATATGGCGTTGGCTGGCTACCATTAGGAGGATACGTTAAAATTGCCGGCATGATTGACGAGTCGATGGATAAAGAAGCCATGGCTCAGCCTGCTCAACCATGGGAATTCAGATCAAAACCAGCCTGGCAACGATTATTGGTTATGGTTGGTGGTGTAGTTGTTAACTTCATCACAGCATTATTTATTTTTTGGATGATTCTATATACCTGGGGCGAATCATACATGCCAGTTGAATCAGCCAAATATGGTTTGTATTATCACGAAATTGGACATCAGATAGGCCTTAAAGATGGTGACATCGTTTTAAAAGTTGATGATTTTAAAGTAGAATCAAGTGGAGATATTGCACGATTAATACTTTTTGAAGATGCGAAAACGTTAACTGTAAAACGAGGCGATGTTATTATCACTGTAAACATTCCTACTGGGTACGATCAGACCTACTTAAAAAACGAAGTTAAAGATTTTGCAGGAGTTAGAATGCCGGTTGTTGTTGGTGAGGTCATGAAAAACTCCAATGCTTCAGAAGCCGGACTATTGGCAGGTGACAGCATTGTTAGTATTAACAATGAATCAACTGCTTTCTTCAATGATTTTACAAACGTAATGCAAAATCAAAAGGGAAAAGCTATTGAATTGGGCATTTATCGTAATGGACAACCAATTACTTTGCATGCTCAGGTAACAGACAATGGTACCATTGGATTTGATGCAGGTGGAGCAACTGGCTTTGCAGACATCAAACGACACAAATATGGCTTTTGGGAAGCTTGCCCCAAAGGAATTAAAATGGGTTTTGATACACTTATCAACTATGTAAAACAAATGCGCCTTATCTTCACAAAAGAAGGAGCAAAACAAGTTGGTGGCTTTGGAGCAATGGGTAAATTATTCCCATCTAATTGGAACTGGTTTATTTTTTGGAGCAACACTGCATTAATTTCGGTCATTCTTGCTTTTATGAATATTTTACCTATTCCGGCATTAGATGGAGGTCATGTATTATTTTTACTTTATGAAATCGTTACGGGTCGCAAACCTGGTGATAAATTCATGGAATATGCACAGGTAACAGGTATGATTCTATTGTTAGGATTACTGTTGTTTGCCAACGGAAATGATATATTTAAATTGTTCACTAAGTAA
- the pdxA gene encoding 4-hydroxythreonine-4-phosphate dehydrogenase PdxA → MSENKIKVGITHGDINGIGYEVIFKTLADNRIFESFTPVIYGSSKVAAYHRKALNIPNFSLNSIREVSEANNKRINIINCLDDNIRVELGKSTTAGGDAAFKALELAVNDLKEGKIDVLVTAPINKKNIQSESFNFPGHTEYLEQQAEEGKALMLMVSESMKVGVVAGHVPLKDVPSQITKESILTKLRTLNETLVMDFSIRKPRIAVLGLNPHAGDQGVLGSEEQDIIIPALEEAKKEGIMALGPYPADGLFGSEQFKNFDAILAMYHDQGLAPFKALTFSKGVNYTAGLPFIRTSPDHGTAFEIAGQDKASFDSFRQAIYLAIDVCSNRKQNIELYKNPLKTHDLSTLDDHE, encoded by the coding sequence ATGAGTGAAAACAAAATAAAAGTCGGTATAACCCATGGCGATATAAACGGTATTGGTTATGAAGTTATTTTCAAAACTCTTGCCGACAACCGAATATTTGAATCTTTTACACCTGTTATTTACGGATCGTCAAAAGTTGCTGCTTATCATCGAAAGGCTTTAAACATTCCTAATTTTAGTTTAAACAGCATTCGTGAAGTAAGTGAAGCGAACAACAAACGAATCAATATAATTAACTGTTTAGATGACAATATCAGAGTTGAATTAGGAAAATCTACCACTGCTGGTGGCGATGCTGCTTTTAAAGCTCTTGAGCTAGCTGTAAATGATTTAAAAGAAGGTAAGATCGACGTTTTGGTTACCGCACCTATTAATAAAAAGAATATTCAGTCTGAATCTTTTAATTTCCCGGGCCACACCGAATATCTTGAACAACAAGCTGAAGAAGGCAAAGCACTAATGTTAATGGTGTCGGAATCGATGAAAGTTGGAGTTGTTGCCGGACATGTGCCATTAAAAGACGTTCCGTCTCAAATTACTAAGGAGTCAATACTTACTAAACTTCGTACTTTAAACGAGACTTTGGTTATGGATTTCTCAATTCGAAAACCACGAATTGCAGTACTTGGTTTAAATCCACATGCTGGCGATCAGGGTGTTTTAGGTTCTGAAGAACAGGATATTATTATTCCTGCATTAGAAGAAGCTAAAAAAGAAGGAATCATGGCATTAGGTCCATATCCGGCTGATGGATTATTTGGCAGTGAACAATTCAAAAACTTCGATGCTATATTAGCCATGTATCACGATCAGGGTTTGGCTCCATTCAAAGCCTTAACCTTTTCTAAAGGTGTTAATTATACTGCTGGATTACCATTTATCAGAACCTCACCTGATCATGGAACAGCTTTTGAAATTGCTGGACAGGATAAAGCAAGTTTTGATTCCTTCCGACAGGCAATTTATTTAGCTATTGATGTTTGTAGTAATAGAAAACAAAACATTGAGCTCTATAAAAATCCGCTTAAAACTCATGATTTAAGCACTCTCGATGATCATGAATAA
- a CDS encoding TIGR04222 domain-containing membrane protein: protein MQDFLYHIKGADFLQYYYIYGSLLLLIGWLVSKSDNSTSKPIPDPSLFSYIDLAYIRGGVKDVISVVLYEMVQMSHLEMTVQRKSITFNRKDDAIIERQTTLQNVLWDYLNNITSYNYIVRDNSAVISNLININITKVQRASLVMDEDSLVRMRIISICTLVLALLPVVMKLIMGIQNHKPVIFLILEILFVIIVFLWLFYRKKPHNTRLGHKFIAKAKQRYDWLKSKKDIAIEEELIAVAVFGLATFFMANKGTFLPDKFDRKTNTWVWFGGCSGCGDSSGSGCSSGCGSSCSGGCSSGCGGCGGCGGD from the coding sequence ATGCAAGATTTCTTATATCATATTAAAGGCGCTGATTTCTTACAGTATTACTATATCTATGGTTCTTTATTATTATTGATTGGATGGCTTGTATCCAAAAGCGATAATTCGACATCAAAGCCAATACCTGATCCTTCTCTATTTTCTTATATTGATTTGGCTTATATTAGAGGAGGAGTTAAAGATGTAATTTCTGTAGTTTTATATGAAATGGTACAGATGTCTCACCTCGAAATGACAGTGCAAAGAAAATCTATTACTTTTAATCGTAAGGATGATGCGATTATAGAGAGACAAACAACTTTGCAGAACGTTTTATGGGATTACTTAAACAATATTACTTCATATAATTATATTGTAAGAGACAATTCTGCTGTTATCTCTAATCTAATTAACATTAATATCACTAAAGTGCAGCGAGCAAGTCTTGTTATGGATGAAGATTCGTTAGTTAGGATGCGAATAATTTCTATATGTACACTGGTTTTGGCTTTACTGCCTGTAGTAATGAAATTAATTATGGGTATACAGAATCATAAGCCAGTTATTTTTTTAATACTTGAAATACTTTTTGTAATTATAGTTTTTTTGTGGTTATTCTACAGAAAGAAACCACATAATACAAGATTAGGACATAAATTTATTGCCAAAGCCAAGCAGCGATATGATTGGTTAAAATCAAAAAAGGATATTGCAATCGAAGAAGAATTAATTGCTGTGGCAGTCTTTGGATTAGCGACTTTTTTTATGGCCAATAAAGGCACATTCTTACCCGATAAATTTGATAGAAAGACTAATACTTGGGTTTGGTTTGGAGGCTGTTCTGGTTGTGGTGATTCTTCCGGTAGTGGGTGTAGTAGTGGTTGTGGAAGTAGCTGTAGTGGTGGATGCAGTAGTGGCTGTGGCGGCTGCGGAGGTTGTGGTGGTGATTAA
- a CDS encoding leucyl aminopeptidase encodes MKLTIKHTGEKPEGVQNLFLVNKTDSLNDFGFSADALAYVKQKQEADEKLITINVYGITYHVLILADADLNNSALEKIRKNGHSITTGMRKSKKEAICIYDSTGNKAALLALTEGIALSTYQFDKYQTKKENSFSEFCIWVASAAVNQADLDELQLLTESVFITRDLVNEPVSTLDVAELSKTIEELGKKNGFSVEIFNKAKLESLKFGGLLGVNKGSIDPPAFHILEWKPADAKNSKPIVLVGKGVVFDTGGINLKTPPGSLDDMKSDMGGAASVVGALCAVSANKLPVHVIGLIPATDNRPGENAIVPGDILTMHNGKTVEVLNTDAEGRLILADALSYSKKYDPQLVIDLATLTGSAVMAIGHYATVGMGSANDETFEKLTNAGYRVNERVVQFPFWEDYDELIKSEIADIKNLGGREGGSITAGKFLSHFVDAPWIHLDIAGPAFVRKEDSYRGFGASGVGVRLLYDFLKNEL; translated from the coding sequence ATGAAACTTACAATAAAACACACAGGTGAAAAACCTGAAGGCGTTCAAAATCTGTTTTTAGTTAATAAGACAGATTCTTTAAATGATTTTGGTTTCTCAGCCGATGCCTTAGCATATGTGAAACAAAAACAAGAGGCCGACGAGAAATTAATCACCATTAATGTATATGGAATCACTTACCATGTTTTAATACTTGCTGATGCAGATCTAAATAATAGTGCTCTTGAGAAAATTAGAAAAAATGGTCACTCCATTACTACAGGTATGCGTAAGAGTAAAAAAGAGGCCATTTGTATTTACGATTCAACAGGAAACAAAGCTGCTTTGCTAGCTCTAACCGAAGGTATTGCTTTATCAACATATCAATTTGATAAATACCAAACGAAGAAAGAAAACAGCTTTTCTGAATTCTGTATTTGGGTAGCATCAGCAGCAGTTAATCAAGCTGACTTAGACGAATTGCAATTACTTACCGAAAGTGTATTTATCACTCGTGATCTGGTTAATGAACCTGTTTCAACACTAGATGTTGCTGAACTTTCAAAAACCATTGAAGAACTAGGTAAGAAAAATGGCTTCTCTGTTGAGATTTTTAACAAAGCGAAACTAGAATCGCTAAAATTTGGTGGTCTATTAGGTGTTAATAAAGGAAGCATTGATCCTCCGGCATTTCATATTTTAGAATGGAAACCTGCTGACGCTAAAAACTCTAAACCGATTGTTTTGGTCGGTAAAGGAGTCGTTTTTGATACAGGCGGTATCAACTTAAAAACACCTCCAGGTAGCCTTGATGATATGAAATCGGATATGGGAGGTGCTGCATCGGTTGTTGGAGCATTATGTGCAGTATCAGCTAATAAACTACCTGTTCATGTTATTGGTTTAATTCCGGCCACAGATAATCGTCCGGGAGAGAATGCTATTGTTCCGGGCGATATATTAACCATGCACAATGGCAAAACTGTCGAAGTCTTAAACACAGATGCTGAAGGGCGTTTAATTTTGGCTGATGCATTAAGCTATTCTAAAAAATACGATCCTCAACTGGTTATTGACCTTGCAACTTTAACAGGAAGTGCAGTTATGGCTATTGGTCATTATGCAACTGTTGGAATGGGTTCGGCCAACGACGAAACATTTGAGAAGTTAACCAACGCTGGTTACAGGGTTAACGAACGTGTTGTTCAGTTCCCATTCTGGGAAGATTACGACGAATTGATTAAATCAGAGATTGCTGATATTAAAAACCTTGGTGGACGCGAAGGAGGCTCAATCACAGCAGGTAAATTCTTAAGCCATTTTGTAGATGCACCTTGGATTCACCTTGACATAGCTGGGCCAGCATTTGTGCGAAAAGAAGATAGTTATCGTGGTTTTGGCGCTTCAGGAGTTGGCGTACGCTTACTTTACGATTTTCTTAAGAACGAATTGTAA
- a CDS encoding M23 family metallopeptidase: MAKTEKNKTLVERLKHKYRLAVFNEQTYEEVFGMRLSRLNVFISIGFSSILLIIFVIYLIAFTGLREYIPGYPSGQERRLIIQNRQRVDSLIMEIERRDKFFRDIRAIMSGELPEGATAEDIDSTNSFKNNNNNISFKKSEEDSIFREQIEQEEKFNLSAFETGTNKLELEHRFLFAPLKGVVVNKFGESAGHYGVDIVAKEGARVSSVLNGTVIFTGWTVETGYVITVQHTHNLISIYKHNERLLKSMGDRVQAGEAIADVGNSGELTTGPHLHFELWYNGVAIDAEQYISFE, encoded by the coding sequence ATGGCAAAAACAGAGAAAAACAAAACACTTGTTGAAAGACTTAAGCACAAGTATCGATTAGCAGTTTTTAATGAACAAACATACGAAGAAGTCTTTGGGATGCGGCTTTCAAGGCTCAACGTATTTATTTCTATTGGTTTTTCATCTATTCTGCTCATTATTTTTGTCATATATCTTATAGCATTTACAGGCCTACGTGAATACATTCCTGGTTATCCTTCGGGGCAAGAACGTCGATTAATTATCCAAAACAGACAACGCGTTGATAGTCTTATTATGGAAATAGAAAGACGAGACAAATTTTTTCGCGATATAAGAGCAATCATGTCGGGTGAACTTCCAGAAGGTGCCACTGCAGAAGACATTGATAGTACCAACTCATTCAAAAACAACAATAACAATATCTCATTTAAAAAATCCGAAGAAGATTCCATTTTTAGAGAACAAATTGAACAAGAAGAAAAATTCAACTTGTCTGCTTTTGAAACGGGTACTAATAAATTAGAATTAGAACATCGCTTTTTATTTGCACCTCTTAAGGGTGTAGTTGTTAATAAATTCGGTGAATCGGCTGGACACTACGGAGTAGATATAGTTGCAAAAGAGGGGGCACGTGTAAGTTCAGTTTTAAACGGAACGGTAATTTTTACCGGTTGGACAGTTGAAACTGGTTATGTAATCACCGTTCAACACACACACAACCTCATTTCGATATATAAACACAACGAACGATTATTAAAAAGTATGGGCGACAGAGTTCAAGCAGGAGAAGCTATTGCTGATGTGGGAAATTCAGGGGAGTTAACCACTGGTCCTCACTTACATTTTGAACTCTGGTACAACGGGGTAGCAATTGATGCAGAACAATACATTTCGTTCGAATAA
- a CDS encoding 1-deoxy-D-xylulose-5-phosphate reductoisomerase has product MLKKIAILGSTGSIGKQTLEVIEQHPDHFSVEVLTANNSAELLIEQAIKFQPNTIVIANKEKYKLVSDALADQDIKIYAGAEAITQVVQMESVDIVLTAMVGFAGLLPTVKAIEAGKTIALANKETLVVAGDLITKLALDNKVSILPVDSEHSAIFQCLVGEYHNPIEKIYLTASGGPFRGKDVNFLRKVTRCQALNHPNWSMGDKITIDSASLMNKGLEAIEARWLFGLKPEQIDIVVHPQSIVHSLVQFEDGSMKAQMGLPDMRLPIQYALSFPARLKVNFERFNFLDYPSLTFEKADIKVFRNLDLAFGAMEKGGNMPCILNAANEIAVENFLNKTVGFVEMSDIIEKTMEKSTFIDAPTFDDYLNSNNEARELATQIIKNRK; this is encoded by the coding sequence ATGTTAAAAAAGATAGCGATTCTTGGATCGACCGGGTCCATTGGTAAACAAACTCTCGAAGTTATTGAACAGCATCCCGATCATTTTTCAGTTGAAGTATTAACTGCCAACAACAGTGCAGAACTACTTATTGAACAAGCTATAAAATTTCAGCCCAATACAATTGTAATTGCCAACAAAGAAAAATACAAACTAGTAAGTGATGCCCTAGCCGATCAGGATATTAAAATATATGCAGGAGCAGAGGCAATTACTCAGGTGGTACAAATGGAGTCGGTTGATATTGTATTAACAGCAATGGTAGGATTTGCAGGTTTATTACCTACTGTAAAAGCTATCGAAGCTGGCAAAACAATAGCACTTGCAAATAAAGAAACATTAGTGGTTGCCGGCGATTTAATTACAAAACTGGCTTTAGATAATAAAGTTAGTATTCTACCGGTTGACTCGGAACACTCGGCTATTTTTCAATGCTTGGTTGGTGAATATCACAACCCAATCGAAAAAATATATTTAACAGCGTCTGGTGGACCTTTTAGAGGCAAAGACGTAAACTTTCTAAGAAAAGTAACACGTTGTCAGGCTTTAAATCATCCTAACTGGAGTATGGGCGATAAAATAACAATCGATAGTGCTTCGTTAATGAACAAAGGTTTAGAAGCGATTGAAGCACGCTGGTTATTTGGTTTGAAACCCGAACAAATTGATATAGTAGTTCATCCTCAATCTATTGTTCACTCACTAGTTCAATTCGAAGATGGATCAATGAAAGCACAAATGGGATTACCAGATATGCGTTTGCCTATTCAATATGCTTTATCATTTCCAGCCCGTTTAAAAGTTAATTTCGAACGTTTTAACTTCCTCGACTACCCATCTCTCACTTTTGAAAAAGCTGATATCAAAGTTTTCCGCAACTTAGATTTAGCATTTGGAGCCATGGAAAAAGGAGGAAACATGCCATGTATACTTAATGCAGCCAACGAAATAGCCGTTGAAAACTTCCTTAATAAAACAGTTGGCTTTGTTGAGATGTCGGATATAATAGAAAAAACTATGGAAAAGTCAACTTTTATTGATGCTCCAACGTTTGATGATTATCTGAATTCAAATAATGAAGCACGTGAGTTAGCAACTCAAATTATTAAAAACAGAAAATAA
- a CDS encoding DUF4837 family protein, producing the protein MNRYFKNYGLLLLVSLLLFSCKDKKSNYKPNVAGKAGELLIVMENNIKESEAGKDLRRTVLETYLGLPQDEPNFDMLITPHSGFSSYFKTFRNLIITDVSPTVKEDTVKYYTDYWARPQSMVRITAKDTTTLHQLVKRHSIRMLSFFNRAERNRNIKYFKATPNSSLIDTVKKMWNVKLNIPANLKQRNTKGKFTWLGEDAEWGSQGFIVYEFPYVGEGTFSKEYLLNKRDSVLHKNLPGPSAGSYMTTEHRFPILYKTATINEIPVVELRGLWKVEGDMMGGPFILQAHHDVANNRVVVTEGFVYCPEKAEKRDKIRQLEALMYTFNLPK; encoded by the coding sequence ATGAATAGATACTTCAAAAATTACGGATTACTCTTATTAGTGAGTTTGCTGCTATTTTCATGTAAGGATAAAAAAAGCAACTATAAACCCAACGTGGCCGGAAAAGCAGGTGAGCTTCTTATTGTGATGGAAAATAATATTAAAGAATCGGAAGCTGGGAAAGATTTGCGAAGAACGGTTCTTGAAACTTATTTAGGACTTCCACAAGACGAGCCTAATTTTGATATGTTAATCACTCCACACAGTGGATTTTCGTCTTACTTTAAAACATTTCGAAATCTGATTATTACCGACGTATCTCCGACGGTTAAAGAAGATACCGTAAAATACTACACCGATTACTGGGCGCGTCCGCAATCAATGGTTCGCATTACGGCTAAAGACACAACAACCCTGCACCAATTGGTTAAGCGCCATTCAATACGAATGCTAAGCTTTTTCAATCGCGCCGAAAGAAATCGTAACATTAAGTATTTCAAAGCAACGCCTAATTCTTCGTTGATTGATACGGTTAAGAAAATGTGGAACGTTAAACTTAATATTCCAGCCAACCTAAAACAGCGTAATACCAAAGGTAAATTTACCTGGTTGGGCGAAGACGCCGAATGGGGAAGTCAGGGTTTTATTGTATACGAATTCCCTTATGTGGGAGAAGGTACATTCTCGAAAGAATATTTATTAAACAAAAGAGATTCTGTTCTTCATAAAAATCTTCCTGGCCCCAGTGCAGGCTCATACATGACTACAGAACACAGGTTTCCTATTTTATACAAAACGGCTACCATTAATGAAATTCCAGTGGTTGAATTAAGAGGTTTATGGAAAGTAGAAGGTGATATGATGGGGGGACCATTTATTCTTCAGGCTCACCACGATGTTGCCAACAATAGAGTAGTTGTTACCGAAGGCTTTGTTTATTGTCCTGAAAAGGCCGAAAAACGTGATAAAATCAGACAACTCGAAGCTTTAATGTACACCTTTAATCTACCAAAATAA
- a CDS encoding radical SAM protein, translated as MEVAVVVDAVVAVAAAEVVVVIKIKQMTIQWHLTDKCNYRCLHCYQDEYIDNSLSLQTNTEILEKIHGFINKLSKRNPQIRCHINFTGGEPFLYQPLLELLKIVVREYDYTFGILSNGLLLPDYKLKELSELKPKFIQLSLEGGQDVNDLIRGLGAYKNVKNAIESYKKLKIPVIISFTANAKNIAEYPKVVRFARRYKIKKIWTDRYLPFGPVDELELKTDQFKYLNSNIYGEKKKLLIGAISRTEISSSRALQFIESGGKPYRCSAGASLLTILPNGDLLPCRRLPIKLGNVLRDDLIDIYYKDPVLLRLRDANDLDDECKECVYKNDCFGGLKCLSYIKTGNFHSKDPNCYIK; from the coding sequence GTGGAAGTAGCTGTAGTGGTGGATGCAGTAGTGGCTGTGGCGGCTGCGGAGGTTGTGGTGGTGATTAAAATTAAGCAAATGACGATTCAATGGCATCTTACTGATAAATGCAATTACAGATGTTTGCATTGCTATCAGGATGAATATATAGATAATAGTTTAAGCCTGCAGACTAACACTGAAATACTTGAAAAAATACATGGCTTCATTAATAAACTTAGTAAAAGAAATCCTCAAATTAGATGCCATATAAATTTTACAGGTGGAGAACCCTTTTTATATCAACCGCTGTTAGAATTGTTAAAAATTGTGGTACGGGAATATGATTATACATTTGGAATATTAAGTAATGGATTATTATTGCCCGATTACAAACTAAAAGAACTATCAGAACTAAAACCAAAGTTTATTCAGTTAAGCTTGGAAGGAGGTCAAGATGTCAATGATTTAATACGAGGTTTGGGAGCTTATAAGAATGTTAAAAATGCAATTGAATCTTACAAAAAATTAAAGATACCTGTAATTATTTCTTTTACAGCTAATGCTAAAAATATAGCAGAATACCCTAAAGTAGTCCGATTTGCAAGAAGATATAAAATTAAAAAGATTTGGACTGATCGTTATTTACCATTTGGACCTGTTGATGAACTGGAGTTAAAAACAGATCAGTTTAAATATTTGAATTCTAACATTTATGGAGAAAAGAAGAAGCTATTAATAGGTGCAATTAGTAGAACTGAGATTAGTTCTTCTCGAGCTCTTCAGTTCATTGAGTCTGGAGGAAAACCATACCGTTGTTCAGCAGGAGCTTCATTGTTGACGATATTACCTAATGGAGATCTTCTTCCCTGTAGAAGACTACCAATTAAATTAGGAAATGTTTTAAGGGATGATCTTATTGATATTTATTATAAAGATCCGGTTTTGTTGAGATTGAGAGATGCGAATGACTTAGATGATGAATGTAAGGAGTGTGTATATAAAAATGATTGCTTTGGCGGTTTGAAGTGTTTATCTTATATAAAGACGGGAAATTTTCATAGTAAAGACCCTAATTGCTATATTAAATAA